In the Sediminitomix flava genome, one interval contains:
- the secY gene encoding preprotein translocase subunit SecY codes for MKFFTTLKNIFSIKELRDKIIYTLGFLAIFRLGSFIVLPGVDTESLTSQSGGFLGFLDVFLGGAFNRASIFALGIMPYISASIVIQLLSMAIPYFQRLQKEGESGRKKINQITRVLTILITFGQGTGYLMSTIPSEAIMVEQSFFIASSLIILTAGTVFCMWLGEKITDKGIGNGISMLIMVGIIASLPGAIVEEFAAKGSRGFLILFIELLAFFIVVMGVVLLSTAVRKVPIQYARQVVGAGGKKKTLNTGQRSYLPLKVNAANVMPIIFAQSLMFVPPLIAGVWQEDSDTARTIYYAFSDFTSWQYNLTFALLIILFTFFYTAITINPQQISEDLRRNNAFIPGVKPGEPTADFIATVVDRITMPSAIYLAVIAILPAFAALMGVSQGFARFFGGTSLIIMVGVVLDTLQQIESYLLMQHYEGMMKSGNVKGRQNVATMA; via the coding sequence ATGAAATTTTTCACAACACTAAAGAACATCTTTTCAATCAAGGAACTCAGGGATAAGATTATTTATACCCTGGGCTTCTTGGCAATTTTTAGGCTAGGTTCGTTTATTGTTTTACCTGGTGTAGACACAGAAAGCTTGACAAGTCAGTCAGGTGGATTTTTGGGATTCTTAGATGTATTCCTAGGTGGGGCATTTAACCGTGCTTCTATCTTTGCCTTGGGTATCATGCCATACATCTCTGCTTCCATTGTGATCCAGCTGCTTTCTATGGCTATTCCTTATTTTCAGAGATTGCAAAAAGAAGGGGAGTCTGGAAGAAAGAAAATCAACCAGATTACTCGTGTTTTGACAATCCTAATCACATTTGGTCAGGGTACAGGATATTTGATGTCTACTATCCCGTCTGAAGCGATTATGGTTGAGCAAAGCTTCTTTATTGCTTCATCTTTGATTATTCTCACTGCAGGTACGGTGTTCTGCATGTGGCTAGGTGAAAAAATTACCGACAAAGGAATTGGTAACGGTATCTCTATGCTTATCATGGTAGGTATTATTGCCAGTTTACCAGGTGCAATCGTAGAAGAATTTGCCGCTAAGGGATCTCGCGGTTTCCTTATCCTATTTATCGAATTACTAGCATTCTTCATCGTAGTGATGGGAGTGGTATTGCTGTCTACAGCAGTACGTAAAGTGCCTATTCAGTATGCACGTCAGGTAGTAGGAGCTGGTGGTAAGAAAAAGACTTTGAACACAGGTCAACGTTCTTACTTACCATTGAAGGTTAACGCAGCAAACGTGATGCCTATCATTTTTGCTCAATCTCTTATGTTCGTTCCACCACTAATTGCAGGGGTGTGGCAAGAAGATTCAGATACTGCTAGAACTATTTACTATGCATTCTCTGACTTCACGAGCTGGCAATACAACCTAACGTTTGCCCTACTTATTATCCTTTTCACATTCTTCTACACAGCTATTACGATCAATCCACAGCAAATCTCTGAGGACCTTAGACGTAACAACGCATTTATCCCAGGTGTAAAACCAGGTGAGCCAACAGCTGATTTTATTGCAACAGTAGTGGATCGTATTACGATGCCTTCTGCAATTTATCTAGCTGTTATTGCTATTTTACCTGCGTTTGCAGCTTTGATGGGCGTGTCTCAAGGTTTCGCTAGATTCTTTGGTGGTACATCATTGATCATTATGGTTGGAGTAGTGTTGGATACATTACAACAAATTGAATCGTATTTGTTGATGCAACACTATGAAGGTATGATGAAGTCAGGTAATGTCAAAGGTAGACAAAACGTGGCTACAATGGCCTAA
- the map gene encoding type I methionyl aminopeptidase — protein sequence MVYYKTDSEIELMRQSADLLGRTHGEVAKHIKEGVSLSHLDKIAEDFIKDHGATPSFLNYNGFPASLCMSLNDVVVHGIPNDYELKDGDVISIDCGVYLNEYHSDSAFTYPVGNVAPDVMQLLKVTKDSLYLGIEQVKANNRIGDVSFAIQEYAEKHGYSVVRELVGHGLGRSLHEEPEVPNYGKRGRGIKFKNGLVIAIEPMINMGTRNVVQDNDGWTIRTRDSKPSAHYEHTVAFHNDKAEVLTTFKYIEEVFKF from the coding sequence ATGGTATACTATAAAACAGATAGTGAAATTGAGCTTATGCGACAGAGTGCTGACCTTTTAGGTCGTACGCACGGTGAAGTTGCTAAGCATATCAAAGAAGGAGTGAGTCTTAGCCACCTTGATAAAATCGCTGAAGATTTTATCAAGGATCATGGGGCCACTCCTTCTTTCCTGAATTATAATGGTTTTCCTGCATCCCTTTGTATGTCTCTCAACGATGTAGTTGTACACGGAATTCCGAATGATTACGAGTTGAAAGATGGAGATGTCATTTCCATCGACTGTGGGGTTTACTTAAATGAATATCATTCTGATAGTGCATTTACTTATCCTGTAGGGAATGTAGCACCGGATGTGATGCAATTACTAAAAGTTACCAAAGATTCTCTTTATCTTGGTATCGAACAAGTAAAGGCAAACAACCGAATTGGTGATGTAAGTTTTGCAATTCAGGAATACGCTGAAAAACATGGATACTCTGTAGTAAGAGAGTTGGTAGGCCATGGATTAGGACGCAGTCTTCATGAAGAACCTGAAGTTCCTAATTATGGTAAACGAGGGCGAGGAATTAAATTCAAAAATGGTTTAGTAATCGCCATCGAGCCAATGATCAATATGGGGACACGTAATGTTGTTCAGGATAATGACGGTTGGACAATCCGTACTCGTGATTCGAAACCATCAGCTCATTATGAGCACACGGTGGCTTTCCATAATGACAAGGCAGAAGTCTTAACCACATTTAAGTATATAGAAGAAGTATTTAAATTCTGA